The proteins below are encoded in one region of Bremerella sp. P1:
- a CDS encoding HAD family hydrolase, whose translation MNSFSEILKHNSQPLEPIPTDQQADLKELPGIRAVLFDIYGTLLVSGSGDVGTAMEMTKGDALEAAWVASGVQCEVPADEMIAQFYDVIKDDHKIATKRGTSYPEVVIEEIWEKVFDGPMRRGQVELPCDFDMKLFALEFETRVNPVWPMPDLREVLAWLNEREYTLGIISNAQYFTPKIVETFLESPLEENGFRPENCFFSYEHRVAKPGTELYEAAAKSLADQEIDACHILYVGNDMLNDIQPASQIGMKTALFAGDRRSLRLRKDDARMLPIHPDVTLTRLSDILACLPR comes from the coding sequence ATGAACTCTTTTTCGGAAATCTTGAAGCACAACAGTCAGCCACTCGAACCCATCCCCACAGATCAGCAGGCAGACCTGAAAGAATTGCCAGGGATCCGCGCGGTATTGTTTGATATCTACGGAACGCTTCTGGTGAGCGGCAGCGGCGATGTCGGCACCGCCATGGAAATGACCAAGGGAGATGCCCTGGAAGCGGCCTGGGTGGCCAGTGGCGTGCAGTGCGAAGTGCCTGCGGATGAGATGATTGCCCAATTTTACGACGTGATTAAGGATGATCACAAAATTGCCACTAAAAGAGGCACTTCTTATCCGGAGGTGGTGATCGAAGAAATTTGGGAAAAAGTTTTTGACGGTCCGATGCGTCGTGGGCAGGTCGAACTGCCGTGTGATTTCGATATGAAATTGTTCGCTCTGGAGTTCGAAACGAGGGTCAATCCGGTGTGGCCGATGCCCGACTTGCGGGAGGTGCTCGCCTGGCTAAACGAGCGAGAATACACGCTCGGCATCATCAGCAATGCCCAGTACTTTACGCCGAAAATAGTGGAAACGTTCCTCGAATCGCCACTTGAGGAAAATGGTTTCCGGCCGGAGAACTGTTTTTTCTCGTACGAGCATCGTGTTGCCAAGCCTGGGACAGAGCTTTATGAGGCCGCTGCGAAAAGTTTAGCCGACCAGGAAATCGACGCGTGTCATATTTTATATGTTGGCAATGACATGCTGAACGATATTCAGCCCGCATCGCAAATTGGCATGAAAACTGCTCTCTTTGCAGGTGACCGTCGTAGTCTCCGACTACGGAAGGACGATGCTCGAATGTTGCCAATACACCCTGACGTGACACTCACTAGACTTTCCGACATTTTGGCTTGCCTTCCGAGATAA
- a CDS encoding glycosyltransferase family 4 protein has product MNVTDTAGHNIGFVGTRFAGTDGVSLEAAKWAKVLWDYKHVSYWYGGKMDTDPDITSLVPHAYFGHPDIQWINRRIFGTTTRDPEVTRRIFALAEYLKHTLYEFTRRFNIEVMIVQNALCIPMNVPLGVAITMFIAETGFPTIAHHHDFYWERDRFSVNGINDILSMAFPPTLPSIQHVTINLPGQADLSHRKGQSSILVPNVLDFEDPPINDDYPLSFKEDIGLTDDDIVILQPTRVVPRKGIEHAISLVNSLNNPKYKLVITHESGDEGDEYMHALREMAERQNVDLRFVADRVGEERGTDREGRKIYTLGDCYAAADFISYPSLYEGFGNALIEAFYFKKPVLVNRYSIFVTDIEPKGFKVVTMDGYLTKDVVTQVRNLMEDEAYRQEVVEHNFELGKRFFSYSVLKRKLRALVTNFTGMDDL; this is encoded by the coding sequence ATGAACGTAACTGATACCGCAGGGCACAACATTGGTTTCGTAGGAACACGTTTCGCCGGGACCGACGGCGTTTCGTTAGAGGCGGCCAAGTGGGCCAAGGTCCTCTGGGACTATAAGCACGTCAGCTACTGGTACGGCGGGAAGATGGATACCGATCCCGACATTACCAGTTTGGTTCCCCATGCCTATTTTGGTCATCCAGACATACAATGGATTAACCGGCGTATCTTCGGGACGACGACTCGTGACCCGGAAGTTACGCGGCGGATATTCGCGCTTGCCGAGTATCTTAAACACACGCTGTACGAATTCACTCGTCGCTTCAACATCGAGGTGATGATCGTGCAAAATGCGCTCTGCATTCCGATGAACGTTCCTCTGGGCGTGGCCATCACCATGTTCATCGCCGAAACGGGATTCCCCACGATCGCCCACCATCACGACTTCTACTGGGAACGCGATCGCTTCTCGGTCAACGGCATCAACGACATCCTCAGCATGGCCTTCCCGCCAACGCTGCCGTCGATTCAGCACGTTACGATCAACTTGCCAGGTCAGGCCGACCTGTCGCACCGTAAGGGGCAATCGTCGATCCTGGTTCCGAACGTTCTCGATTTCGAGGACCCACCGATCAACGACGACTACCCGCTGAGCTTCAAGGAAGACATTGGCCTTACGGACGATGATATCGTCATCTTGCAGCCAACTCGCGTGGTGCCGCGTAAGGGGATTGAGCATGCGATTTCCCTGGTCAATTCGCTCAACAACCCTAAGTACAAGCTGGTGATCACGCACGAGTCTGGCGACGAAGGGGATGAGTATATGCATGCCCTGCGCGAGATGGCCGAACGACAAAACGTCGACCTTCGTTTTGTTGCCGATCGCGTGGGGGAAGAGCGAGGCACCGACCGCGAAGGTCGCAAGATTTACACCCTCGGCGATTGCTACGCAGCTGCCGACTTTATCAGTTACCCAAGCCTGTACGAAGGGTTTGGAAATGCATTGATCGAAGCGTTCTACTTCAAGAAGCCAGTCCTGGTGAATCGCTACTCGATCTTCGTCACCGACATTGAACCCAAAGGCTTCAAGGTCGTGACGATGGATGGGTATCTGACCAAGGACGTCGTCACTCAGGTCCGTAACCTGATGGAAGACGAAGCTTATCGTCAAGAAGTGGTCGAGCACAACTTTGAGCTCGGCAAACGCTTTTTCAGCTATTCCGTACTCAAGCGAAAACTGCGAGCCCTGGTGACCAATTTCACGGGTATGGATGATTTATAA